A part of Crassostrea angulata isolate pt1a10 chromosome 5, ASM2561291v2, whole genome shotgun sequence genomic DNA contains:
- the LOC128184487 gene encoding perlucin-like protein isoform X1 yields the protein MIRSSCLGFVVCVLCIGVIQAQVKQAGICPSHWKHHGSNCYLIVTGPMLNWRDAVNYCQTVSAEIIEIETAEENTYLKNSLLHNHTTVDIWVGATDKRQEGHWLWTNSQQPVKFTDWAPNEPYQGVGFECLTLTARQGFRWNDEDCNHKWGYICKKEALNEGTIIIG from the exons ATGATTAGAAGTAGCTGTCTGGGTTTTGTAGTTTGTG TCCTTTGTATTGGGGTTATCCAAGCACAAGTTAAACAGGCGGGTATCTGTCCGTCTCATTGGAAACACCATGGTTCCAACTGCTATTTGATTGTTACTGGACCGATGTTGAACTGGAGAGATGCAGTT AACTATTGTCAAACTGTCAGTGCGGAAATCATTGAGATTGAGACGGCGGAAGAAAACACATACTTGAAAAATAGTCTTCTTCACAATCATACAACTG TCGACATCTGGGTTGGCGCCACTGATAAACGTCAAGAAGGCCATTGGCTCTGGACAAACAGTCAACAACCCGTAAAGTTTACTGACTGGGCACCAAACGAACCGTACCAAGGTGTTGGCTTTGAATGTTTGACCTTGACCGCTCGTCAAGGTTTCCGTTGGAATGACGAAGATTGTAACCATAAGTGGGGATATATTTGTAAGAAAGA GGCTCTAAATGAAGGAACCATAATCATTGGATAA
- the LOC128184487 gene encoding perlucin-like protein isoform X2, with the protein MIRSSCLGFVVCVLCIGVIQAQVKQAGICPSHWKHHGSNCYLIVTGPMLNWRDAVNYCQTVSAEIIEIETAEENTYLKNSLLHNHTTVDIWVGATDKRQEGHWLWTNSQQPVKFTDWAPNEPYQGVGFECLTLTARQGFRWNDEDCNHKWGYICKKEALNEGTIIVG; encoded by the exons ATGATTAGAAGTAGCTGTCTGGGTTTTGTAGTTTGTG TCCTTTGTATTGGGGTTATCCAAGCACAAGTTAAACAGGCGGGTATCTGTCCGTCTCATTGGAAACACCATGGTTCCAACTGCTATTTGATTGTTACTGGACCGATGTTGAACTGGAGAGATGCAGTT AACTATTGTCAAACTGTCAGTGCGGAAATCATTGAGATTGAGACGGCGGAAGAAAACACATACTTGAAAAATAGTCTTCTTCACAATCATACAACTG TCGACATCTGGGTTGGCGCCACTGATAAACGTCAAGAAGGCCATTGGCTCTGGACAAACAGTCAACAACCCGTAAAGTTTACTGACTGGGCACCAAACGAACCGTACCAAGGTGTTGGCTTTGAATGTTTGACCTTGACCGCTCGTCAAGGTTTCCGTTGGAATGACGAAGATTGTAACCATAAGTGGGGATATATTTGTAAGAAAGA GGCTCTAAATGAAGGAACCATAATCGTTGGATAA
- the LOC128184487 gene encoding perlucin-like protein isoform X4, whose protein sequence is MIRSSCLGFVVCVLCIGVIQAQVKQAGICPSHWKHHGSNCYLIVTGPMLNWRDAVNYCQTVSAEIIEIETAEENTYLKNSLLHNHTTVDIWVGATDKRQEGHWLWTNSQQPVKFTDWAPNEPYQGVGFECLTLTARQGFRWNDEDCNHKWGYIWL, encoded by the exons ATGATTAGAAGTAGCTGTCTGGGTTTTGTAGTTTGTG TCCTTTGTATTGGGGTTATCCAAGCACAAGTTAAACAGGCGGGTATCTGTCCGTCTCATTGGAAACACCATGGTTCCAACTGCTATTTGATTGTTACTGGACCGATGTTGAACTGGAGAGATGCAGTT AACTATTGTCAAACTGTCAGTGCGGAAATCATTGAGATTGAGACGGCGGAAGAAAACACATACTTGAAAAATAGTCTTCTTCACAATCATACAACTG TCGACATCTGGGTTGGCGCCACTGATAAACGTCAAGAAGGCCATTGGCTCTGGACAAACAGTCAACAACCCGTAAAGTTTACTGACTGGGCACCAAACGAACCGTACCAAGGTGTTGGCTTTGAATGTTTGACCTTGACCGCTCGTCAAGGTTTCCGTTGGAATGACGAAGATTGTAACCATAAGTGGGGATATATTT GGCTCTAA